The genomic interval aatgaaaatgaaaactaatatttatcatataaaacatgataaacaataaatatgtatttcacTTTTATTAATGGGATTAATGAAAGAATATATACATAGTAAATACTTACAAGGTACCATATAACTCAGGAAACACTGGCTCACTGAGCTGACGAATGAGTGGCTCTTCAATATCTGGAAGTAGTGATACTGGCTCTTTCACTGGAGTCGAAGCTCTGACTCTCTGGGTGTCCGGGGACTCACTCCCACTACTACTAGGCATAGGAGTGTAAGTCTCCCAGTCACTTGGTCTAGATCTAGAAATATTTCTAGATCTTGACCACCTTGGACTAGGGCTCCTATGTCTAGAATAGTGGCAGTTGTCCCTGGAACACCTAGATCTGGACCTAGAGCGCCTGGTATACCATCTGGGACTTGGGCTTCTATGTCTAGAATAGTGGTAGTTATCCCTCGAACGCCTAGATCTTGACCTAGAGCGCCTGGTAGatctgaaatataaagaaaattaaataataatcttAAATGTGTCaatacaagataaaaaaaattgacagtATCCTCTATAAACTTATGCTTTTAACTTTAACTTATTAGatctattcataaaaaaaaaatgtacaaaggaTAAATTTCActctgttttaaactttaatatacatatatatctaacTTTAGACTTTTGCCGAACAACTGATAAAAACAACGGGTTAAAGTTCCACATTTGTCTTTAAACAGAGAATGGGGTAGGGGAATCCTAGCATTTTCTGCCTTGAATTTCAACTTTCAGTTTGAAGCAGTTCCTTAACTGATTTCACTCGGAAATAAGCAACTAAAATTGGTAGAGGAAAATCAGTATGACAAGCTGCTCAACcaaattctttgaattttttcATCAGGGtaatataaaaagaaagacatttcAGTTTAATATAACAGACTTTTCTAAAACAACTAAGAACATTGAGCATAGATATTGAGAGAAAAATGGTACTGCTTGGGAACCATtatccggacacattttcatatttcagctCCATTATtcccaaaaaaatatttgacataaatgaagctaacactgcacaaacttcagctccttccacaccCGATGCTGTAATCAGCCtggcgttgtgacgtaaaatatgggttccatggggcctcaaatggggtcactaaaatgtgttatttttcccatcaggtaaaccagtttccggacaaatattttgacagagttttgttgtaaatttgatatcaaaataagtaattaaactatttctacacatttctttatcattcatctcttcagaATTGCACGCGAAACATAACTCaactttcaatagcagctacgaaagcaaaccaaggttgactataaaaaactcgattTTCGTCCTATACGAATTCTTggtaattccaatagatatagaataaaattagtgcaaaaatcgacaggtctgcatcttacgtaacttttagtgttaaattaaaagtagaacatattatcagcagacaatcattatgtagtttgattatttcttccccacttgatatcTCGGCATGTGTGAattactgcgcatgcgcaatgctatcttcatgccccattaagacagaaagttgttttgtaaacgcaagTGAGTTATCTT from Mercenaria mercenaria strain notata chromosome 2, MADL_Memer_1, whole genome shotgun sequence carries:
- the LOC123562768 gene encoding uncharacterized protein LOC123562768 yields the protein MPLQASCEKMSSSRNRRYLNYSSTRRSRSRSRRSRDNYHYSRHRSPSPRWYTRRSRSRSRCSRDNCHYSRHRSPSPRWSRSRNISRSRPSDWETYTPMPSSSGSESPDTQRVRASTPVKEPVSLLPDIEEPLIRQLSEPVFPELYGTLEQKAR